The following proteins are co-located in the Calliphora vicina chromosome 2, idCalVici1.1, whole genome shotgun sequence genome:
- the B9d2 gene encoding B9 domain-containing protein 2 → MAEVHVIGQILKAVDFQEPHIFCKWSLQSGTSWRIIQGEAVGQTFVATNRLESCSDFCQPLDLHLGTASVQGWPKLHVEIHAVNVLNKSWPVGYGFVHIPTKPGFHRLEVLCWKIAPRSWYDSVREKFGGGGLALCKEDLIYTGLERYKLQTRSSGKIIIDINLVFRNFAKFGIEFK, encoded by the exons ATGGCGGAAGTTCATGTTATTGGGCAAATATTGAAAGCAGTTGATTTTCAAGAACCCCATATATTTTGCAAGTGGAGTTTACAAAGTG GTACCTCTTGGCGCATTATACAAGGCGAGGCCGTGGGACAAACTTTTGTAGCCACCAACCGTTTAGAATCTTGTTCGGACTTTTGTCAACCTTTGGATTTGCACTTGGGCACTGCTTCGGTACAGGGTTGGCCTAAATTGCATGTGGAAATACATGCGgtaaatgtattaaataaaagttgGCCTGTCGGTTACGGTTTCGTGCATATACCCACCAAACCGGGATTTCATCGTTTAGAGGTGTTGTGTTGGAAAATTGCTCCCCGTTCGTGGTACGACAGTGTAAGAGAGAAATTTGGAGGTGGAGGCTTGGCATTGTGTAAAGAGGATTTAATTTATACGGGTTTGGAAAG ATACAAATTGCAAACTCGTTCTTCGGGCAAGATTataattgatataaatttggtaTTTcgtaattttgcaaaatttggcATAGAATTCAAGTAA
- the LOC135951694 gene encoding testis-specific serine/threonine-protein kinase 1, translated as MGKVIGSGNYAKVKIGYSEEYGKRVAIKIISKVKAPAEYTHKFLPREIEAVKGLHHDNLITFYQSIETSHRVYLIMQLAENGTLLDYVRDKKYLDEAQSRKLFQQLISAVEYIHSKGVVHRDIKCENLLLDENFNLKLIDFGFARKDTRTSDQQVILSKTFCGSYAYASPEILKGVAYDPFLSDIWACGVVCYAMIFGRLPYDGSNVNVLLKRINASLVFPKTPSASTECKQLILHILAPIKMRFSLSQIKEDPWLSMT; from the exons ATGGGTAAAGTTATTGGTTCGGGAAATTATGCCAAAGTCAAGATTGGCTATTCGGAAGAGTATGGCAAACGAGTGGCCATTAAAATCATATCGAAAGTTAAGGCACCGGCGGAATATACGCATAAATTTTTACCACGAGAAATAGAGGCAGTGAAAGGATTGCATCATGATAATCTGATAACGTTTTATCAGAGTATTGAGACGAGTCATAG GGTCTATTTAATAATGCAATTGGCGGAGAATGGCACTCTGTTGGATTATGTACGTGACAAAAAATATCTAGATGAGGctcaatcccgaaaattatttCAGCAACTAATCAGTGCTGTAGAATACATACATTCTAAAGGAGTAGTTCATag GGATATAAAATgtgaaaatcttttattagatGAAAATTTCAACctaaaattaattgattttggTTTTGCACGCAAAGACACACGTACCAGTGATCAGCAGGTGATCTTATCGAAAACTTTTTGTGGCAGTTATGCCTATGCAAGTCCAGAGATTTTAAAAG GTGTGGCCTATGATCCATTTCTCTCTGACATCTGGGCCTGTGGTGTGGTATGCTATGCCATGATCTTTGGCCGTCTACCCTATGATGGCTctaatgttaatgttttactGAAACGTATAAACGCATCTTTGGTTTTTCCTAAAACGCCTTCGGCCAGCACTGAGTGTAAACAATTGATTTTACATATATTGGCGCCAATTAAAATGCGTTTTAGTTTAAGCCAAATTAAAGAAGATCCATGGCTGAGCATGACTTAA
- the tctn gene encoding tectonic, which yields MEPKKLVVLYQLLFLIILSAKAVKIGISKPLPLTTTLAPNTTIEETTTEEYNTEAISSTIENTTPTTKTTTTTAESEWPEFPPKKTLKTSNQTTTTKKPLTTTIKPSTTTIRINIVTSDKNTTDNPDILPKLPTSTHKWPIKPIYCFCDLTLDTCDINCCCDHDCSAEALKVFRCQLEKPIDLEVHEGRFEDFKFQHGLPSCEVNDGWLCVFRTYKPLIKEEVTHSFEDTSRYNKWPNLLLESEAIKVREFYKFGDILRIVNMQSKEIQNFDLPSSFQTAYCQIREPIYHLKPIKRSCLISSYEKLKEIKLKLQQLQENFKIFRKPNIPDDLYNIQHKENYIGNITVNKCFENIKNCLKFNAGSEKKEIGDLYKVKINILHNFTHIQEVVVDLWLKDYDNMKNIDNTSSEYWLSYEIEFLNKTFKEFNDLNIKNNKKPVVVSGPLGYLPGKAIILARYEAFNKSQPLSAQNQVINYFNPNNSDAHTLSLFAKENGECKRFNSHKNSIKFGVNVAKYCKIKLANDTILQEESAKSNFTEICLNLQQRIHDQLFGEDLEITDLSSYLISQLGKPENNSNKWLPLKVFNTDFDSVFGQYLHESNTFICRNILLSLTYEFHMATFMVDNEPWQNVIKQAALHLAERHDLEFALDENLEVPITMTVRFYDVHEKAVSAAYVFKNFNLVYGIILVLALVLDI from the exons atGGAACCTAAAAAGCTGGTTGTACTATACCAGCTGCTATTTCTAATAATATTATCCGCAAAAGCAGTCAAAATAGGCATCTCTAAACCTTTACCCCTAACCACAACCTTGGCTCCTAATACCACAATAGAGGAAACAACAACAGAAGAATATAATACCGAAGCAATTAGCTCTACAATAGAAAACACAACTCCCACTACTAAAACAACTACCACAACAGCTGAATCTGAATGGCCGGAATTTCCACCcaagaaaacattaaaaacttcTAACCAAACAACCACCACCAAAAAACCCCTGACCACAACCATTAAACCCTCTACCACCACCATACGCATTAACATTGTAACTAGTGACAAAAATACCACAGATAATCCAGATATCTTACCTAAACTACCAACTTCCACTCACAAATGGCCAATTAAACCAATATATTGCTTTTGTGATCTTACTCTAGACACTTGTgatataaattgttgttgtgatCATGATTGCTCTGCAGAAGCTTTAAAGGTATTTCGTTGTCAACTAGAGAAACCCATAGATTTAGAGGTGCATGAGGGACGTTTTgaagattttaaatttcaacatgGTCTGCCCTCTTGTGAGGTCAATGATGGTTGGTTGTGTGTTTTTAGGACCTATAAACCATTGATTAAGGAAGAG GTAACACACTCTTTTGAGGATACATCGCGTTATAATAAATGGCCCAATTTATTGTTGGAGTCTGAGGCTATCAAAGTCagagaattttataaatttggcgATATATTGAGAATTGTTAATATGCAATCGaaggaaatacaaaattttg ATCTTCCATCATCCTTTCAAacagcctattgtcaaataagAGAGCCCATTTATCATTTGAAACCAATTAAAAGATCATGTCTCATTTCGTCCtacgaaaaattaaaagaaattaagcTTAAACTTCAACAACTCCAAGAAAACTTTAAGATTTTCCGCAAACCCAATATACCGGATGATTTATACAATATTCAACATAAAGAAAACTATATAGGAAATATTACTGtcaacaaatgttttgaaaacataaaaaattgcttaaaatttaacGCCGGCAgtgaaaaaaaggaaattggTGACTTatataaagtgaaaataaatatattgcatAATTTTACCCATATTCAGGAAGTAGTTGTGGATTTGTGGCTAAAAGATTAtgataatatgaaaaatattgataataCTTCCTCAGAATATTGGTTGTCCTATGAAATTGagtttttgaataaaactttCAAGGAATTTAAtgacttaaatataaaaaataataaaaagcctGTTGTGGTATCCGGACCTTTGGGATATTTACCCGGCAAAGCCATAATTTTAGCACGCTATGAGGCCTTTAATAAAAGCCAGCCTTTATCTGCACAAAATCAAGTAATCAATTATTTTAACCCTAACAATAGCGATGCTCACACATTATCTCTATTTGCTAAAGAAAACGGTGAATGTAAACGTTTTAATTctcataaaaattctataaaatttggcgTAAATGTggctaaatattgtaaaataaaactggcAAATGATACTATTTTACAGGAGGAATCTGCAAAATCAAACTTTACTGAAATATGTCTAAATCTACAACAACGTATACATGATCAACTATTTGGTGAAGATCTAGAAATTACTGATCTTTCTTCATATTTAATATCACAACTTGGTAAACCTGAGAATAACTCAAACAAATGGCTGCCCTTGAAAGTTTTCAACACCGACTTTGATTCCGTATTTGGTCAATATTTGCACGAATCGAATACCTTCATATGTCGcaatattttattgagtttaACTTATGAGTTTCATATGGCTACGTTTATGGTGGACAATGAACCCTGGCAGAATGTCATCAAGCAAGCAGCTTTGCATTTGGCCGAACGTCATGATTTGGAATTTGCATTAGATGAAAATTTGGAGGTGCCCATTACAATGACTGTGCGTTTCTATGATGTGCACGAAAAAGCTGTATCAGCTGCTTatgtttttaagaatttcaatttagtttatggtataattttagttttggcATTAGTTTTAGATATTTAG